The following proteins come from a genomic window of Anaerobutyricum hallii:
- a CDS encoding spore coat protein CotS — MSEKYKELLEQYDIKVLSTFRSRGTFQCETEQGLALLKEYHGSLQKLALEYEWKEKLAEAGYAATDRYFLTKEESLVTYDRYRTAFILKHYFKGRECDCRNLSDVAASCRNLAFLHKVSSSIEEIPFENLKTESTSHLFERKNRELRSIRKFIGHVHGKNDFELLYMKCFDSFYEEASYALSRLLKVEPELADTGCGVCHGAYHYHNVLILPDYSVATVNFESMCYQPYLLDLYLFLRKTLEKNHYDYSFFEAGISGYSIYRRLAEKDFLFLYLLFLYPEKFWKISNQYYNHRKSWIPPKTLEKLQKVLAQNEERHTFLKQFASFLNTLDKNFL, encoded by the coding sequence TTGAGTGAAAAATACAAGGAATTATTAGAACAGTACGATATAAAAGTTCTGTCCACTTTTCGAAGCCGCGGAACTTTCCAGTGCGAGACAGAGCAGGGACTTGCCTTATTAAAAGAATATCATGGTTCCCTCCAAAAGCTTGCTCTGGAATACGAATGGAAGGAAAAGCTTGCCGAAGCAGGCTACGCCGCTACTGACCGGTATTTTCTCACAAAAGAAGAAAGCCTGGTCACCTATGACCGCTACCGAACCGCTTTTATTTTAAAACATTATTTTAAAGGACGGGAGTGTGACTGCCGGAATCTTTCAGATGTTGCTGCCTCCTGCCGGAATCTTGCATTTTTACATAAGGTTTCTTCCTCTATTGAAGAGATTCCTTTTGAAAATCTGAAAACAGAGTCTACCAGCCATCTCTTTGAACGAAAGAACCGGGAGCTTCGTTCGATTCGAAAGTTTATTGGTCATGTCCATGGTAAAAATGATTTTGAACTTCTTTATATGAAGTGCTTTGATTCTTTCTATGAGGAAGCTTCTTATGCGCTTTCCCGCCTTCTTAAAGTCGAACCAGAACTTGCCGATACCGGCTGTGGCGTATGTCATGGCGCATATCATTATCATAATGTGCTGATCTTACCGGATTATTCTGTCGCAACTGTAAATTTTGAATCTATGTGCTATCAGCCCTATTTACTTGACTTATATCTTTTTCTCCGGAAAACTTTAGAGAAAAATCATTATGACTATTCTTTTTTTGAGGCGGGTATTTCCGGCTATTCTATTTACCGCCGCCTTGCCGAAAAAGATTTTCTTTTCTTATATTTACTTTTTTTATATCCGGAAAAGTTCTGGAAAATATCCAATCAGTACTACAATCACAGAAAAAGCTGGATTCCGCCAAAAACGCTGGAGAAATTGCAGAAGGTTCTTGCACAGAATGAGGAACGGCATACTTTTCTAAAGCAATTTGCTTCGTTTTTAAATACTTTGGATAAAAATTTTTTATAA
- the dnaX gene encoding DNA polymerase III subunit gamma/tau, with the protein MGYMALYRKWRPNDFDEVRGQDAIVQTLRNQIIYNRIGHAYLFCGTRGTGKTSIAKLFAKAVNCEHPVNGNPCNACPSCQAINAQSSLDVLEIDAASNNGVENIRDIREQVQYSPVEGRYKVYIIDEVHMLSSGAFNALLKTLEEPPSYVIFILATTEKHKIPVTILSRCQKYDFKRISVDTITGHLVSLMEKEQIDAEEKALRYIARAADGSMRDALSLLDQCIAFYLGQTLTYENVLEVLGTADTSVFSTLLRSILKKDSMSALDIIDTMITEGRELSQFLSDFLWYLRNLLILKDQEGAEESLDMSKETIATLKEECAMVDTTALLRYIRLLSELSNQIRTATQKRVLLEVGFIKLCRPETESDAESLSERVRQLETMLAQGLPVIPAGGTWNNSGINPSSDTAIGGAANGGVSAGNSASQSQAAQISPEEALEKRFSPAEAEDLKKIANRWNDIVNQSSMPMQQFLRAARVAVADNSTILQLVFSNNSLAKEYFEREHHKNLDLLSELVAEQTGKVVTFKCTSDSHQPAEQSNYIDLSKIHQTVIFE; encoded by the coding sequence ATGGGCTATATGGCTTTATACCGGAAGTGGCGTCCGAATGATTTTGATGAAGTAAGAGGACAGGATGCCATTGTCCAGACATTGAGAAATCAGATTATTTATAACCGAATAGGGCATGCCTATCTTTTTTGTGGTACACGAGGTACTGGTAAGACTTCTATTGCAAAGCTTTTTGCAAAGGCGGTAAACTGTGAGCATCCGGTCAATGGAAATCCCTGTAATGCCTGTCCTTCCTGTCAGGCAATTAACGCACAAAGTTCTCTTGATGTACTCGAAATCGATGCGGCTTCTAATAACGGTGTGGAGAATATCCGGGATATCCGGGAACAGGTACAGTATTCCCCTGTTGAGGGACGTTATAAAGTATATATTATCGATGAGGTTCATATGCTTTCTTCCGGAGCATTCAATGCTCTGCTGAAAACACTCGAAGAACCTCCTTCTTATGTTATTTTTATTCTGGCTACAACAGAAAAGCATAAGATTCCTGTTACGATTCTTTCCCGCTGCCAAAAATATGATTTTAAACGAATTTCTGTTGATACGATTACAGGTCACCTTGTATCGTTGATGGAGAAGGAACAGATTGATGCGGAAGAGAAAGCATTGCGTTACATTGCTCGCGCTGCGGATGGTTCTATGCGAGATGCATTGAGTCTTCTTGACCAGTGTATCGCATTTTATCTTGGACAGACGCTTACGTATGAGAATGTTTTAGAGGTGCTTGGCACTGCGGATACTTCTGTTTTCAGCACATTGCTTCGGAGTATTTTAAAGAAGGATTCCATGTCCGCTCTTGATATTATTGATACCATGATCACTGAAGGACGGGAGCTTTCACAGTTTCTTTCTGATTTTCTCTGGTACCTTCGCAACCTTCTTATATTAAAGGATCAAGAAGGTGCAGAAGAAAGCCTTGATATGTCAAAAGAAACGATCGCTACCTTAAAAGAGGAATGTGCCATGGTAGACACTACTGCTCTCCTGCGTTATATCCGACTGCTTTCCGAGCTATCTAACCAGATTCGAACTGCCACACAGAAGCGAGTTCTTTTAGAAGTCGGCTTTATTAAGCTTTGCCGTCCAGAAACAGAATCGGATGCCGAAAGTCTTTCCGAACGTGTCCGGCAGTTAGAGACCATGCTTGCACAGGGACTTCCTGTGATTCCTGCTGGTGGTACATGGAATAACAGTGGTATTAACCCGTCTTCTGACACAGCCATTGGAGGTGCTGCAAACGGCGGTGTATCTGCCGGTAACAGTGCGTCACAAAGTCAGGCAGCGCAGATTTCACCAGAAGAAGCGTTGGAGAAGCGTTTTTCTCCTGCGGAAGCGGAGGATTTAAAGAAAATAGCGAACCGCTGGAATGACATTGTCAATCAATCATCCATGCCTATGCAGCAGTTTCTTCGTGCGGCAAGAGTCGCTGTTGCAGACAACAGTACTATTTTACAGCTTGTTTTCTCAAACAACAGCCTTGCTAAAGAATACTTTGAGCGGGAACATCACAAAAATCTGGACCTTTTATCCGAACTTGTTGCAGAACAGACTGGAAAGGTCGTAACATTTAAATGTACGTCTGACTCCCATCAGCCGGCAGAACAATCGAACTATATTGATCTAAGCAAGATTCATCAGACGGTTATTTTTGAATAA
- a CDS encoding 6-phosphofructokinase: MKRIGMLTSGGDCQSLNATMRGVVKGLNVLEGNVEIYGFIDGYKGLIYGNYKRLTSQDFSGILTTGGTILGTSRQPFKLMRTPDENGLDKVEAMKATYRYLDLDCLVILGGNGSQKTANLLREEGLNIVSLPKTIDNDLWGTDMTFGFQSAVDIATQTIDRIHTTAASHNRVFIVELMGHKVGWVTLHAGIAGGADIILIPEIPYDLRHVIEAIKRRNEHGKQFTILAVAEGAISKEDAQLSKKQYKAKLAKRKYSTVGYELASQIEKATGQEVRVTIPGHTQRGGSPVPFDRVISSRLGVAAAELIAKEDYGKLLIMKGYDVTTLPLEKTAGKLKYVSPDDQIVLQAKHLGISFGD, from the coding sequence ATGAAAAGAATTGGTATGCTGACCAGCGGTGGAGATTGTCAGAGTTTAAATGCTACCATGCGTGGTGTTGTAAAGGGTCTTAATGTCCTTGAGGGAAATGTTGAGATTTACGGCTTCATTGATGGGTATAAAGGATTAATTTACGGCAACTACAAACGACTGACTTCTCAGGATTTTTCAGGTATTCTGACAACCGGTGGTACAATCCTCGGTACATCCAGACAGCCTTTTAAGTTAATGAGAACTCCTGATGAAAACGGTCTTGATAAAGTAGAAGCAATGAAGGCAACTTACCGTTACCTTGATTTAGACTGCCTCGTCATTCTCGGCGGTAATGGCAGCCAGAAAACAGCAAACCTTTTAAGAGAAGAAGGCCTTAATATTGTCTCCCTTCCAAAAACAATTGATAACGACCTCTGGGGAACAGATATGACTTTCGGTTTCCAGAGTGCCGTAGATATCGCTACACAGACAATTGACCGTATTCATACAACTGCAGCTTCCCACAATCGTGTATTTATTGTAGAACTGATGGGACATAAAGTAGGATGGGTTACCCTCCATGCTGGAATCGCCGGAGGAGCGGATATCATTCTCATCCCTGAAATTCCTTATGATCTTAGACACGTCATTGAAGCTATTAAACGCCGTAATGAACATGGAAAACAGTTCACTATCCTGGCAGTTGCAGAAGGTGCGATCTCAAAAGAAGATGCCCAGCTTTCAAAGAAACAGTACAAAGCAAAGCTTGCTAAGCGTAAATATTCTACCGTTGGTTATGAGCTTGCTTCACAGATTGAAAAAGCAACCGGTCAGGAAGTGCGTGTCACGATTCCTGGTCATACACAGCGTGGCGGAAGCCCTGTTCCATTTGACCGCGTTATCTCCAGCCGCCTCGGAGTGGCAGCTGCAGAACTGATTGCCAAAGAAGATTACGGCAAACTGCTTATCATGAAAGGGTATGATGTAACTACACTTCCTCTGGAAAAAACAGCTGGAAAGTTAAAGTATGTCTCCCCAGATGATCAGATTGTGCTTCAGGCAAAACATCTTGGAATCTCTTTTGGGGATTAA
- a CDS encoding YbaB/EbfC family nucleoid-associated protein gives MAKRGGFPGGMPGNMNNLMKQAQKMQKQMAETTKALEEKTYEATAGGGVVSVTVSGKKEVTAIKIAEEVVDPDDIEMLEDLIMAATNEAFRAMESDSQAQLSKLTGGLGGGFGF, from the coding sequence ATGGCAAAAAGAGGTGGATTCCCAGGTGGCATGCCTGGTAACATGAACAATTTAATGAAACAGGCTCAGAAGATGCAGAAGCAGATGGCTGAGACTACAAAGGCTTTAGAAGAGAAGACTTACGAAGCAACTGCAGGCGGCGGTGTTGTTTCTGTTACTGTTTCCGGTAAAAAAGAAGTGACTGCTATTAAGATTGCTGAAGAAGTGGTAGATCCTGATGACATCGAAATGTTAGAAGATCTTATCATGGCTGCTACAAATGAAGCATTTCGTGCGATGGAATCAGATTCCCAGGCTCAGCTTTCTAAATTAACTGGCGGCCTTGGCGGAGGATTCGGATTTTAA
- the recR gene encoding recombination mediator RecR produces the protein MNYYSTQITNLIDELRRLPGIGSKSAQRLAFHIINMPEEHVHHLAQTLVTAREKIRYCKYCCTLTDSEVCPICASTKRDHSTIMVVEHTQDLAAYEKTGQYHGVYHVLQGTLAPSLGKGPDDIRFKELEERLKNPEVKELILATNSSLDGEATAMYITKKVKPLGIKVTRIASGVPIGGELEYIDEVTLSRALDGRVEL, from the coding sequence ATGAATTATTATAGTACCCAGATTACTAATCTTATTGATGAACTCAGACGACTTCCCGGTATCGGCAGTAAGTCTGCACAGCGTCTTGCTTTTCACATCATAAACATGCCGGAAGAGCATGTACATCACCTTGCACAGACACTTGTCACCGCAAGAGAAAAGATCCGCTACTGCAAATACTGCTGTACACTGACGGATTCTGAAGTATGTCCAATCTGTGCGAGCACGAAAAGAGATCACAGTACGATCATGGTCGTAGAACATACACAGGACCTGGCTGCTTACGAGAAAACCGGTCAGTATCATGGTGTTTATCATGTTCTTCAGGGAACCCTCGCTCCAAGTCTTGGAAAAGGTCCCGATGATATTCGCTTCAAAGAACTTGAAGAACGCCTTAAAAATCCAGAAGTAAAAGAGTTGATTCTTGCTACAAACTCCAGTCTTGACGGAGAAGCTACTGCAATGTATATCACCAAGAAGGTCAAACCTCTTGGGATAAAGGTGACCCGCATCGCAAGCGGTGTTCCTATTGGCGGTGAATTAGAATATATTGATGAGGTAACCCTCTCAAGAGCGCTGGATGGACGAGTAGAACTTTAG